One Maribacter sp. HTCC2170 genomic window, CGCTTTAGCCCAAAATCCAAGCTTCTTTTCGCTTTGGATAGGGAATAATGATATTTTAGGTTACGCCACTGCCGGTGGTGATGGTGAAGATCAAACAGGGAATTTAGATCCTTCGACTTACGGCGGATCTGATATTTCTGACCCAAATGTTTTCGCGAGTGTTTATGATGGATTGCTACAAGGTTTAACAGCTCAAGGTGCTGGTGGAGTTGTCGCTAACATTCCTGACGTGACTACGATACCTTATTTCACGACTGTCCCACATAATCCATTAGACCCTACAAATCCAGATTTTGGACCACAGATACCAACACTCAATGCAACCTTTGCGCAATTGAATCAGGTTTTTGCATTTTTAGGGGTACCCGAAAGAGCTATAGAGTTTTCTACAACGGCAGCTAGCGCATTGGTTATCAACGACGATTCTTTAGTTAATTTATCTGCTGAAATAACAAGCACCTTAATAGCTTTTCAAGTTGATCCTGGGCAAGCCACTGTAATTGGATTTTTGTATGGACAGGCTCGTCAAGCAACGGCCGATGATTTAGTTGTTTTCCCTAGCCAAACTGAAATAGCGCAACTCAATCAAGATGCTTTTGCAACACTACAAGGGTTAGGATTACCTGCGGCAGACGCTGGTCAACTATCTATAAATGGTATTACTTACCCTATGGAGGATAAATGGGTGCTTACACCTTCTGAGCAGGAGGCCGTTACAACGGCTCATGCAGCATATAACCAGACCATTGAAGCCCTAGCAGCACAATACAACCTAGCATTTGTAGATGCCAATGCATTCATGGCTACATTTGCCGAATCCGGTTTCCCTTTAGCCGACGGAAGTATGGTCACTGCAACTTATGGCACTGGTGGTGGTTTTTCTTTAGATGGAGTACATCCTTCACCAAGAGGTTATGCATTGTTGGCAAACCTTT contains:
- a CDS encoding SGNH/GDSL hydrolase family protein; amino-acid sequence: MKKFLSILAILGLFLVSCSDDDPVIDLAPEPDPITYTSGSADFSNYVSIGNSLTAGYSDAALFVDGQTNSYPNMLATNFELVGGGAFNIPFMADNLGGATLGGTPILGNRLILSFSSGSPTPTPVSGTGSTEITNALSGSFNNMGVPGAKSYHLAAPGYGNVAGVEAGLANPYYARFASGPTSTVIGDALAQNPSFFSLWIGNNDILGYATAGGDGEDQTGNLDPSTYGGSDISDPNVFASVYDGLLQGLTAQGAGGVVANIPDVTTIPYFTTVPHNPLDPTNPDFGPQIPTLNATFAQLNQVFAFLGVPERAIEFSTTAASALVINDDSLVNLSAEITSTLIAFQVDPGQATVIGFLYGQARQATADDLVVFPSQTEIAQLNQDAFATLQGLGLPAADAGQLSINGITYPMEDKWVLTPSEQEAVTTAHAAYNQTIEALAAQYNLAFVDANAFMATFAESGFPLADGSMVTATYGTGGGFSLDGVHPSPRGYALLANLFIESINAKYGSDLPGVNPLEFTGLYIN